A genome region from Dreissena polymorpha isolate Duluth1 chromosome 16, UMN_Dpol_1.0, whole genome shotgun sequence includes the following:
- the LOC127861791 gene encoding uncharacterized protein LOC127861791 codes for MTRRHLLAAETLFFLVQFLEDSKFQVRARNYIKHDDDIEIGKEYEVRWGNAKQLSRATVKGKGRKPEMEKLLEQLVEAALTTPTAPTAATAPTAPTKKGKARNTESHTKITKKRAAIISVGSPPRDQPAIGSDAPTTTRQLEATATIGPDATTPGLRDANATIGPDATTPGLRDANATIGTDATTPGLRDANATTGTDATTPGLRDANATTGTDATTTERNSEHRSLLITPVRRVSTPAETVERNNFIQVFTYHNRMEELMRNQVRALGSLERSIVTVGKRLTAVESRLERLEVSISQKSQQQREPLAPIINEDNPQEPTGGDLVDKVIVAAIHREAHNEAHFACLLMPHVFPELFGPDKLRHLYNWHGVSGKQPLEGSRRQYVEQMTKFFYKEARSATVWTAVVGRINERLRRKEKRTRGEVQITISNENIADYHQF; via the exons ATGACCCGGCGACATCTGCTGGCAGCGGAGACGTTGTTCTTTCTCGTTCAGTTCTTGGAGGACTCGAAGTTTCAGGTTCGAGCCAGGAATTACATCAAGCACGATGACGAC atcGAGATCGGAAAAGAGTATGAAGTTCGGTGGGGAAATGCCAAGCAACTATCGCGGGCCACTGTTAAAGGAAAGGGGCGAAAGCCAGAAATGGAGAAGCTTTTGGAGCAGCTGGTCGAGGCGGCCCTGACAACCCCGACAGCACCGACAGCCGCGACGGCCCCGACAGCCCCGACAAAAAAGGGGAAGGCTAGGAATACGGAGTCACATACGAAAATAACAAAGAAAAGGGCAGCTATCATATCGGTAGGGTCACCCCCAAGGGACCAGCCAGCAATCGGATCAGACGCCCCAACAACAACACGACAACTAGAAGCCACCGCCACCATCGGACCAGACGCGACAACACCGGGACTACGAGACGCAAACGCCACCATCGGACCAGACGCGACAACACCGGGACTACGAGACGCAAACGCCACCATTGGAACAGACGCCACAACACCGGGACTACGAGACGCAAACGCCACCACCGGAACAGACGCCACAACACCGGGACTACGAGACGCAAACGCCACCACCGGAACAGACGCCACAACAACAGAACGGAATTCAGAACACAGAAGTCTTCTGATTACTCCAGTTAGGAGGGTTTCTACACCGGCGGAGACAGTTGAAAGAAACAACTTTATACAGGTCTTCACCTATCACAACCGGATGGAGGAGCTGATGAGAAACCAAGTAAGGGCGCTAGGATCCCTTGAACGCTCAATAGTGACCGTTGGTAAGCGCCTAACTGCTGTGGAGAGTCGCTTGGAGCGCCTGGAGGTGTCCATCAGCCAGAAGAGCCAGCAGCAGCGTGAGCCGCTGGCTCCCATCATCAACGAGGATAATCCCCAAGAACCGACTGGCGGCGACCTTGTTGATAAGGTTATTGTGGCAGCCATACACAGGGAGGCCCACAACGAGGCCCACTTTGCCTGCCTCCTCATGCCCCACGTGTTCCCTGAGCTATTTGGACCAGATAAGCTCCGCCATCTGTATAATTGGCATGGGGTGTCAGGGAAACAGCCATTAGAAGGTTCAAGGCGCCAGTACGTCGAACAAATGACAAAGTTCTTCTACAAAGAGGCTCGCTCTGCAACTGTATGGACAGCCGTTGTTGGAAGAATAAATGAACGTCTGCGACGGAAAGAAAAACGGACACGTGGTGAGGTCCAGATCACCATAAGTAATGAGAACATTGCTGATTATCATCAGTTTTAG